Proteins encoded by one window of Erythrobacter sp.:
- a CDS encoding M23 family metallopeptidase gives MKSPFLEKLQVAVVTATLVSAGWIVAGPILLDRIESSPDEESNPGRPGADDAGAPLHPETIVVPNAALPRGDAEAIVIPVLGVRPDDLVDSFRDERGDGTRMHQGIDIMAETGTSVIAAAPGSIARIFASDAGGNTVYIRSQDGRTMFYYAHLDAYAPGLREGMEVRRGQMLGTVGSSGNADPTAPHLHFEIMRTAPDAEWSDPATSINPYPVLSGQQN, from the coding sequence ATGAAATCGCCGTTCCTCGAAAAGCTGCAAGTGGCTGTGGTGACTGCGACACTGGTTTCGGCGGGCTGGATCGTGGCCGGGCCGATCCTGCTCGACCGGATCGAGAGCAGTCCTGATGAAGAAAGCAATCCGGGACGGCCTGGAGCGGACGACGCAGGCGCGCCGCTCCATCCGGAAACCATTGTCGTGCCGAACGCCGCGCTACCTCGTGGGGACGCGGAGGCCATCGTGATCCCCGTCCTTGGCGTGCGCCCCGATGATCTGGTGGATTCATTCCGGGACGAACGCGGAGATGGCACCCGCATGCATCAGGGCATCGACATCATGGCGGAAACCGGAACTTCGGTGATCGCAGCCGCGCCGGGCTCGATTGCACGGATTTTCGCGAGCGATGCAGGGGGTAACACCGTCTATATCCGTTCACAGGACGGGCGGACGATGTTCTATTACGCCCATCTCGATGCCTATGCTCCGGGACTGCGCGAGGGGATGGAGGTCCGCCGAGGGCAGATGCTGGGCACCGTCGGATCAAGCGGCAATGCCGATCCCACTGCACCGCATCTGCACTTCGAGATCATGCGGACAGCGCCCGATGCCGAGTGGTCCGATCCAGCAACGTCGATCAACCCTTATCCGGTACTCTCCGGACAGCAGAACTGA
- a CDS encoding elongation factor P — protein MNRTLLSLVAASVVLAGPAMAQNRIGTIERGHYVCELPGNAAGAVGVPQPEQSFTIESASRYASPQGNGTYLRRENRLTMTSGPRNGDSYEIVGTRFLRKIENGEPGRLRCIRQGN, from the coding sequence ATGAATCGGACCTTGCTTTCCCTTGTCGCTGCCAGCGTTGTTCTGGCCGGGCCGGCCATGGCCCAGAACCGGATCGGGACCATTGAACGCGGGCACTATGTTTGCGAACTGCCTGGAAATGCTGCGGGCGCGGTGGGCGTGCCGCAGCCGGAGCAGAGCTTCACGATCGAAAGTGCCTCGCGCTATGCCTCGCCGCAGGGCAATGGCACCTATTTGCGTCGCGAGAACCGGCTCACGATGACCAGTGGCCCGCGTAACGGTGACAGCTACGAGATTGTCGGAACCCGTTTCCTGCGCAAGATCGAGAACGGAGAACCCGGCCGTCTGCGTTGCATCAGGCAGGGCAACTGA
- a CDS encoding TIGR03013 family PEP-CTERM/XrtA system glycosyltransferase, giving the protein MIRLFKHYVPHAVLLLGLLDFGLLLIAADLAWSLRTSQIGISPGPWSERILPLLGFGIATMTAMIAVGVYGTEALRSLRFAGARLLVAVSLSILALALLDFLFPGSTVWRSILLYAMVLAIGLLVVNRMVTGGILGTSAFRRRVLVLGAGLRAQRLKELGNRADSGFVVVGYISMADSAPQVAEAIPRSAIADLSAHVANLGATEVVLALEERRNALPLKDLLRVKTAGVHVNDFSSFLERETGRVDLDTLNPSWLIFSDGFSSGRAISSVAKRIFDISASGLLLLLTFPVIALFAAVVKLDSKGPAFFRQQRVGLYGETFELVKLRSMRTDAEKDGAQWAQEQDPRITRVGAFIRKVRIDELPQVWTVLTGHMSFVGPRPEVPQFVNDLEQHLPFYAERHMVKPGITGWAQINYPYGASIEDSRQKLEYDLYYAKNYTPFLDLLIMLQTLRVVLWPEGAR; this is encoded by the coding sequence ATGATCCGTCTCTTCAAACATTACGTCCCGCACGCGGTGCTGCTGCTGGGCCTGCTCGATTTCGGGCTGCTGCTGATTGCAGCCGATCTCGCGTGGAGCCTGCGCACCAGCCAGATCGGCATTTCGCCCGGTCCGTGGAGCGAGCGGATCCTGCCGCTCCTGGGGTTCGGCATCGCCACAATGACCGCGATGATCGCGGTGGGTGTGTACGGGACCGAAGCGCTGCGTTCGCTGCGTTTTGCCGGGGCGCGGCTGCTGGTGGCGGTGAGCCTGTCGATCCTCGCGCTAGCGCTGCTCGATTTCCTGTTTCCGGGCTCTACCGTGTGGCGCTCGATCCTGCTCTACGCGATGGTACTGGCGATCGGCCTGCTGGTTGTAAACCGGATGGTCACCGGCGGCATTCTCGGCACTTCGGCCTTCCGCAGGCGGGTGCTTGTCCTGGGGGCGGGCCTGCGGGCGCAGCGGCTGAAAGAATTGGGCAACCGGGCCGACAGCGGCTTTGTAGTTGTAGGCTATATCAGCATGGCCGACAGCGCACCGCAGGTGGCCGAGGCGATTCCGCGTTCCGCAATCGCCGATCTCTCCGCTCATGTCGCCAATCTCGGCGCGACCGAAGTGGTGCTGGCGCTGGAGGAACGGCGCAATGCCCTGCCGCTGAAGGACCTGCTGCGGGTCAAGACTGCGGGAGTCCACGTCAACGATTTCTCCAGCTTTCTTGAGCGTGAGACGGGCCGGGTCGATCTCGATACGCTCAATCCAAGCTGGCTGATCTTCTCCGACGGGTTTTCCTCAGGGCGGGCGATTTCCAGTGTCGCCAAGCGGATTTTCGACATCAGCGCCAGCGGCCTGCTGCTGCTGCTCACTTTTCCGGTAATCGCCCTGTTCGCCGCCGTGGTGAAGCTGGACAGCAAGGGCCCGGCCTTTTTCCGCCAGCAGCGGGTGGGGCTCTATGGCGAGACTTTCGAACTCGTGAAGCTGCGCTCCATGCGCACGGACGCCGAGAAGGATGGCGCGCAATGGGCGCAGGAGCAAGACCCGCGCATTACCCGCGTCGGCGCTTTCATCCGCAAGGTGCGCATCGACGAATTGCCACAGGTCTGGACTGTGCTCACCGGTCACATGAGCTTCGTCGGCCCGCGCCCCGAAGTGCCGCAATTCGTCAATGACCTGGAACAGCACCTGCCTTTCTATGCCGAACGGCACATGGTGAAGCCGGGGATTACCGGTTGGGCGCAGATCAATTATCCCTACGGCGCCAGCATCGAGGATTCACGCCAGAAGCTGGAATACGATCTCTATTACGCGAAGAATTATACGCCCTTCCTCGACCTGTTGATCATGCTGCAAACGCTGCGGGTGGTGCTCTGGCCGGAAGGAGCCCGCTGA
- the thiE gene encoding thiamine phosphate synthase yields MSKCQLYLISPLDVGGDFPDRLDRALAAGAGLATAFQFRVKGLDNHDAARLAAPLQEICVARDVGFVVNDSVTLAKRLKADGVHLGRGDGSLREAREELGRDVQIGVTCHASRHFAMEAGEGGADYVAFGSFFPSETKTEAFKEGEHRPGLDLLGWWSGLFELPCVAIGGITPDNCKPLVAAGADFIAASHSVWGGDEVAAVKAFAEVLK; encoded by the coding sequence ATGAGCAAGTGCCAGCTTTACCTGATTTCCCCGCTCGACGTGGGCGGGGATTTCCCTGACCGCCTCGACCGCGCGCTGGCGGCCGGGGCTGGGCTGGCAACGGCGTTCCAGTTCCGCGTGAAGGGGTTGGACAACCACGATGCCGCCCGGCTCGCCGCGCCGCTGCAGGAAATATGCGTGGCGCGCGATGTCGGCTTCGTGGTCAATGATTCGGTGACGCTGGCCAAGCGGCTCAAGGCCGATGGCGTGCATCTGGGTCGGGGCGACGGGAGCTTGCGCGAGGCCCGCGAGGAACTGGGGCGCGATGTGCAGATCGGCGTCACCTGCCACGCCAGCCGCCATTTCGCGATGGAAGCGGGCGAGGGCGGGGCCGACTACGTCGCCTTCGGCAGCTTCTTCCCCAGCGAAACGAAAACCGAAGCTTTCAAAGAGGGCGAGCACCGGCCCGGTCTCGACCTGCTTGGATGGTGGAGCGGGCTATTCGAACTTCCCTGCGTTGCGATCGGCGGCATCACGCCCGACAACTGCAAGCCGCTGGTGGCTGCCGGAGCGGATTTCATCGCTGCAAGCCACTCGGTCTGGGGCGGGGATGAAGTGGCGGCGGTCAAGGCGTTCGCCGAGGTATTGAAGTGA
- a CDS encoding SLC13 family permease, whose amino-acid sequence MIDVPSFHAIAAMLLTIGVFVAFARGRPGIEIVSLLTIAIIAVFLYFYPLPDTQPTDGIALAFGGFGHPALITICALMIMGRGLVVTGALEPAARVLERVWKLNTRMGMLVSLVVAMFLSMLVNDTPVLVLLMPIFVALAQRGAMPASKTLIPLNAAVLIGGMATTIGTSTNLLVVGIAADLGMPQMSVFHFTPIVLVAALVALPYLWLVMPRLLPDNSPEEDHGKRRFFSHLRVGPESTLVGKHFDEIVNTLPDDFRFEERPNGPFDTGQRLLISGTHAGLENATRLLRGQAAPLWVVDRITGQSQIRGEDIQVVEMVVTADSRIVGRTLASSGIADHYGVAVLGVHRPKRLLPVYAAADDRELRMAEGDVLLVMGLADGLEAFASGDSLLQLEGVREMPRRSKAVLAAAIMFGAVALASVGLPWFGSQGIYLVKVPIAISALAGAIVMFLTGCVKFDRVGRALSGKVIVLVAASIAIGEIVLQSGAAGWLGQSLAEGLQHFPPAVVLAAVMLFVTVLTNFASNATAATVGTPIAFALAIELGMPPEPLILAVLFGCNLCYATPIAYQTNMLIMAEGNYKFGDYVKTGLPLVLIMTVTLSVLLVTTYRM is encoded by the coding sequence GTGATTGATGTTCCCTCCTTTCACGCCATCGCGGCGATGCTGCTGACGATCGGGGTGTTCGTGGCCTTTGCGCGCGGGCGACCGGGGATCGAGATCGTTTCGCTGCTGACTATCGCGATCATCGCGGTGTTCCTTTATTTCTATCCGCTGCCCGATACTCAGCCGACCGACGGCATCGCGCTGGCTTTCGGCGGTTTCGGCCATCCGGCGCTGATTACCATCTGCGCGCTGATGATCATGGGGCGTGGGCTGGTAGTGACCGGGGCCCTGGAACCTGCGGCGCGGGTGCTGGAGCGGGTCTGGAAGCTCAATACGCGAATGGGGATGCTGGTATCGCTGGTGGTGGCGATGTTCCTGTCCATGCTGGTCAACGATACGCCGGTGCTGGTGTTGCTGATGCCGATCTTTGTGGCGCTGGCCCAGCGGGGAGCGATGCCCGCTTCGAAGACCCTGATCCCGCTCAACGCGGCGGTGCTGATCGGCGGCATGGCGACAACCATCGGCACCTCGACGAACCTGCTGGTGGTGGGGATCGCCGCCGACTTGGGGATGCCGCAGATGTCGGTGTTCCACTTCACCCCCATCGTGCTGGTCGCCGCGCTGGTGGCGCTGCCATACCTGTGGCTGGTCATGCCGCGGCTGCTGCCGGACAATTCTCCCGAAGAGGATCATGGCAAGCGCCGGTTTTTCAGCCATTTGCGCGTCGGACCCGAAAGTACTCTGGTAGGCAAGCATTTCGATGAGATCGTGAACACCCTGCCGGATGACTTCCGCTTCGAGGAACGGCCGAACGGCCCCTTCGACACTGGGCAGCGGCTGTTGATTTCGGGAACGCACGCGGGGCTGGAGAATGCAACACGGCTGCTGCGCGGGCAGGCGGCGCCGCTGTGGGTAGTCGACCGCATTACCGGGCAGTCGCAGATACGCGGTGAAGATATTCAGGTGGTCGAGATGGTGGTCACGGCGGACAGCCGGATCGTCGGGCGCACGCTGGCAAGTTCAGGTATCGCAGATCACTACGGCGTCGCCGTTCTCGGCGTCCACAGGCCCAAGCGCCTGCTGCCGGTTTATGCCGCTGCAGATGATCGCGAATTGCGCATGGCGGAAGGCGATGTGCTGCTGGTGATGGGCCTAGCCGACGGTCTGGAGGCTTTCGCTTCGGGCGACAGTCTGTTGCAACTGGAAGGCGTCCGCGAGATGCCGCGCCGCTCGAAAGCGGTGCTGGCGGCGGCGATCATGTTCGGAGCGGTGGCGCTGGCTTCGGTTGGCCTCCCGTGGTTCGGGTCGCAGGGCATCTACCTCGTCAAGGTGCCGATTGCGATTTCGGCACTGGCGGGGGCAATCGTGATGTTCCTGACCGGCTGCGTGAAGTTCGATCGGGTGGGCCGGGCGCTATCGGGCAAGGTGATCGTGCTGGTGGCGGCGAGCATCGCCATTGGCGAAATTGTCCTGCAAAGCGGTGCGGCGGGCTGGCTGGGTCAATCGCTGGCGGAGGGATTGCAACATTTTCCGCCTGCGGTTGTGCTGGCGGCTGTGATGCTGTTCGTAACCGTGCTCACCAACTTCGCCTCCAACGCCACCGCCGCCACAGTTGGAACACCGATAGCTTTCGCCCTCGCGATCGAACTGGGTATGCCGCCCGAACCATTGATTTTGGCAGTGCTGTTCGGCTGTAACCTCTGCTACGCTACGCCGATTGCCTATCAGACCAATATGCTGATCATGGCGGAGGGGAACTACAAGTTCGGCGACTATGTGAAGACGGGCCTGCCGCTGGTGCTGATCATGACTGTGACGCTCAGCGTTTTGCTGGTCACGACCTACCGAATGTAA
- a CDS encoding murein L,D-transpeptidase gives MGEDNLADSMASNDAAHGGDGDMAGATAPAGVADSQERPEMQLQVVLDRLGFGPGVIDGRMGTSTANALKGFQEANDLTVTGELDTATEEALAEWQRIPATRVVTIPASWGELEFETIPEGAEEQAAMDRLGYESLDEKIAERFHTTVEVLQQLNPGGSPAGMSTPSRRTGASSTPAPSGSASASGDADYFTVGRKIRVPNIGADRIAPAAIENREWQQTLASLGVGSEQPDVARIVVDESEGWLKGYDADDKLVAMFTVTTGSQNDPLPIGEWAVNGVGYNPTFAYQPELFWDVPDSEDEQMLPPGPNGPVGVVWIDLTKEHYGIHGTPEPQTIGRTQSHGCVRLTNWDAARLAGMVSNATEVIFQA, from the coding sequence ATGGGCGAGGACAATCTTGCCGATTCGATGGCGTCGAACGATGCGGCTCATGGCGGCGACGGGGACATGGCCGGTGCCACCGCACCCGCCGGTGTCGCGGATTCGCAGGAACGCCCCGAAATGCAGTTGCAGGTGGTGCTCGACCGGCTTGGCTTCGGCCCCGGCGTGATCGACGGGCGGATGGGCACTTCCACTGCCAACGCGCTGAAAGGCTTTCAGGAAGCTAACGACCTGACAGTGACCGGCGAACTCGACACGGCGACGGAAGAGGCCCTGGCCGAATGGCAGCGCATTCCCGCCACCCGCGTCGTGACCATCCCGGCAAGCTGGGGCGAGCTGGAATTCGAGACAATTCCGGAGGGTGCCGAAGAGCAGGCGGCGATGGATAGGCTGGGTTACGAAAGCCTCGATGAAAAGATTGCCGAACGATTCCATACGACGGTGGAGGTGTTGCAGCAGCTCAACCCCGGCGGCAGTCCCGCGGGAATGAGCACCCCTTCACGGCGGACCGGCGCCAGTTCCACTCCCGCTCCGTCCGGCAGCGCATCAGCTTCTGGCGATGCGGACTATTTCACCGTCGGCCGGAAAATCCGCGTGCCGAACATCGGTGCGGACAGGATTGCACCCGCCGCTATCGAGAACCGCGAGTGGCAGCAGACACTGGCTTCGCTCGGAGTTGGTTCGGAGCAACCCGATGTCGCGCGGATCGTGGTCGATGAAAGCGAAGGCTGGCTGAAGGGCTACGATGCCGACGACAAGCTGGTCGCCATGTTCACCGTCACCACCGGATCGCAGAACGATCCATTGCCGATCGGCGAATGGGCGGTCAACGGCGTGGGCTACAATCCGACCTTCGCCTACCAGCCCGAACTGTTCTGGGACGTGCCCGACAGCGAGGACGAGCAGATGCTGCCGCCGGGCCCGAACGGGCCTGTCGGTGTAGTCTGGATCGACCTGACCAAGGAGCATTACGGCATCCACGGTACGCCTGAACCGCAAACCATCGGCCGGACGCAAAGCCACGGCTGCGTGCGGCTGACCAACTGGGATGCCGCGCGGCTGGCAGGAATGGTCAGCAATGCCACCGAAGTCATCTTTCAGGCCTGA
- the prsK gene encoding PEP-CTERM system histidine kinase PrsK translates to MGVAWDLIAYLGYLVTACAAVALALWLATNSRAQGPAVSASAAALGIAALWCFAFAGFGRDSVTEELFLVASNLAWLWMLYRMFWHDQRDKSLAPIRPVVAALALVETMQFALIAARLQYDAQPAAQDLILQFTFTFRLMLNIGALVLVHNLYVGASQQARLALRWPAAGLGALFLYDLNFYTIAYLGSGTPELLENLRAVALLVTVVLLAMGMLRNESELRFRPSRSFAFQSFSLLLIGAYLAVMVVVAQGLSYVGSDYGRILQAGFVLLASAVALTVLPSRKLRGWLRVTLSKNLFQHRYDYRSEWLRFTETIGRAGPQSAPLLERAVQAVADITDSPSGMLFTPREEGGLALAARWQWPQLDVPGEAISTEGARFFESSQFILDIDDLRRGSQQGIPAAACPQWLLEDEASWALVPLLHYERLVGVVLLARPPLARRLDWEDFDLLRVIGRQLASYLAEQTSQDALGEAQRFDEFNRRIAFVMHDIKNLASQLSLLARNAEKHADKPEFRADMILTLRNSTDKLQALLARLGRYGSMGGREREEFALTPLLEKICGLYKGRHQVVLVENEACQVRADAEALEQALMHLVQNAVEASESHAPVQIELGREPGNAVIEIVDSGTGMSPEFIRTRLFKPFHSSKPGGFGIGAYEARELVRAMGGRLDVESREGLGTRFVIRMPLSEQSDFYRTMQNYSDQSKEVA, encoded by the coding sequence ATGGGCGTGGCCTGGGATCTAATCGCCTATCTTGGCTATCTGGTCACCGCCTGCGCGGCGGTTGCGCTGGCGCTGTGGCTGGCGACCAACAGCCGCGCGCAGGGGCCGGCAGTAAGCGCCAGCGCGGCTGCGCTTGGCATTGCAGCGCTGTGGTGCTTCGCCTTCGCCGGGTTCGGGCGCGACAGCGTGACCGAGGAATTGTTTCTTGTGGCGAGCAACCTGGCCTGGCTGTGGATGCTGTACCGGATGTTCTGGCATGACCAGCGGGACAAGAGCCTCGCTCCGATCCGCCCGGTGGTGGCCGCGTTGGCGCTGGTCGAAACGATGCAGTTCGCGCTGATCGCTGCGCGGTTGCAGTACGATGCGCAGCCCGCCGCGCAGGACCTGATCCTGCAATTCACCTTTACCTTCCGGCTGATGCTCAACATCGGCGCGCTGGTGCTGGTGCACAATCTCTATGTCGGCGCTTCGCAGCAGGCGCGGCTCGCGCTGCGCTGGCCGGCGGCGGGGCTGGGGGCGCTGTTCCTTTATGACCTGAATTTCTACACCATCGCCTATCTGGGCAGTGGCACGCCAGAATTGCTGGAGAACCTGCGCGCGGTGGCGCTGCTGGTGACGGTGGTGCTGCTGGCGATGGGGATGTTGCGCAACGAGAGCGAGCTGCGCTTCCGCCCGTCGCGCAGCTTTGCCTTCCAGTCGTTCTCGCTGCTGCTGATCGGTGCTTACCTCGCTGTGATGGTGGTGGTGGCGCAGGGGCTTTCCTATGTCGGCAGCGATTACGGACGGATCCTGCAAGCGGGCTTCGTGCTGCTGGCGAGCGCCGTGGCCCTGACGGTGCTTCCCTCGCGCAAATTGCGGGGCTGGCTGCGGGTCACGCTGTCCAAGAACCTGTTCCAGCATCGCTACGATTACCGTTCCGAATGGTTGCGCTTCACGGAGACGATCGGGCGCGCGGGGCCGCAATCCGCGCCGCTGCTCGAACGCGCGGTGCAGGCGGTGGCGGATATCACCGACAGCCCTTCGGGAATGCTGTTCACCCCGCGCGAGGAAGGCGGGCTGGCGCTGGCGGCGCGCTGGCAGTGGCCGCAGCTTGATGTGCCGGGGGAAGCGATTTCGACCGAAGGCGCGCGGTTCTTCGAGAGCAGCCAGTTCATTCTCGACATCGACGATCTGCGCCGGGGCAGCCAGCAGGGCATCCCCGCCGCGGCCTGTCCGCAATGGCTGCTGGAGGACGAGGCGAGCTGGGCGCTGGTCCCGCTGCTGCATTACGAGCGGCTGGTGGGCGTGGTGCTACTCGCGCGGCCGCCACTGGCCCGGCGGCTCGACTGGGAAGATTTCGACCTGCTACGGGTGATCGGGCGGCAGCTGGCCAGCTACCTTGCCGAACAGACCAGCCAGGATGCCCTGGGCGAAGCGCAACGGTTCGACGAATTCAATCGCCGCATCGCTTTCGTGATGCACGATATCAAGAACCTTGCCAGCCAGCTCTCGCTGCTGGCACGCAATGCGGAAAAGCACGCGGACAAGCCCGAATTCCGCGCCGACATGATCCTTACCTTGCGCAATTCCACCGACAAGTTGCAGGCGCTGCTGGCTCGCCTTGGTCGCTATGGCAGCATGGGCGGGCGCGAGCGGGAGGAATTCGCGCTCACGCCGCTGCTGGAGAAAATCTGCGGACTCTACAAAGGGCGGCATCAGGTGGTGCTGGTAGAAAACGAGGCGTGCCAGGTGCGCGCCGATGCCGAGGCACTGGAACAGGCGCTGATGCATCTGGTGCAGAACGCCGTGGAGGCGAGCGAGAGCCACGCGCCGGTGCAGATTGAACTGGGCCGTGAACCGGGCAATGCGGTGATCGAGATTGTCGATTCGGGCACCGGCATGTCGCCCGAATTCATACGCACGCGGCTGTTCAAGCCGTTCCATTCGTCCAAGCCGGGAGGCTTCGGCATTGGCGCCTACGAAGCACGTGAACTGGTTCGAGCAATGGGCGGGCGGCTCGATGTAGAATCGCGCGAGGGGCTGGGCACACGCTTTGTGATTCGAATGCCGCTGAGCGAGCAAAGCGATTTCTACCGCACCATGCAGAACTATTCCGATCAATCGAAAGAGGTGGCGTAA
- the efp gene encoding elongation factor P, translating to MKISGVDIRPGNILEYEGGIWKVAKIQHTQPGKGGAYMQVEMKNLIDGRKTNVRFRSADTIEKVRLDTKDYQFLYEDGDMLVFMDGDTYEQITLPSDLLGDARPFLQDGMQVSLELWDERPISVELPGQIEATIVQADAVIKGQTASSSYKPAVLDNGVRIMVPPHIESGTRIVVDVYEQAYVGKAG from the coding sequence ATGAAGATCAGCGGCGTGGACATCCGTCCCGGCAACATTCTCGAATACGAAGGCGGCATCTGGAAGGTCGCCAAGATCCAGCACACCCAGCCGGGTAAGGGCGGGGCCTATATGCAGGTCGAGATGAAGAACCTCATCGATGGCCGCAAGACCAATGTCCGCTTCCGCAGTGCCGACACGATCGAGAAGGTCCGGCTGGATACGAAGGACTACCAGTTCCTCTACGAAGACGGGGACATGCTGGTGTTCATGGACGGCGATACCTACGAACAGATCACCCTGCCAAGCGACCTGCTCGGCGATGCCCGCCCTTTCCTGCAGGACGGGATGCAGGTGAGCCTCGAACTGTGGGACGAGCGCCCGATCAGCGTGGAACTGCCCGGCCAGATCGAAGCCACGATCGTCCAGGCCGATGCCGTCATTAAGGGGCAGACCGCCAGCTCCAGCTACAAGCCCGCCGTGCTCGACAACGGCGTGCGGATCATGGTGCCGCCGCATATCGAGAGCGGGACGCGGATCGTGGTGGACGTGTACGAACAGGCTTACGTCGGCAAGGCCGGGTAA
- a CDS encoding fructose bisphosphate aldolase, which yields MNAAEMTARIATGQGFIAALDQSGGSTPKALQGYGVADSEWSGEEEMFSKIHEMRSRVITAPSFASGKVIGAILFERTMDGMVDGKTTAEALKARGVVPFIKVDQGLADAQDGAQLMQPLTKLPALLEKSLAAGMFGTKMRSVIKSANPAGIAAVVAQQFEVGEQIIDAGLMPILEPEYDITAADRAEGEEILKSEIRKHLDAMQEDRQVMLKLSIPVQANLFKELVEHPRVLRVVALSGGYSTEEACAELAKNEGMIASFSRGLLQDLRSQQSDAEFDAALGKAIDAICTASVG from the coding sequence ATGAACGCCGCCGAAATGACCGCCCGCATTGCCACCGGCCAGGGCTTTATCGCCGCGCTCGACCAATCTGGCGGTTCCACTCCCAAGGCCTTGCAGGGCTATGGCGTGGCGGACAGCGAATGGTCCGGCGAAGAGGAAATGTTCTCCAAAATCCACGAGATGCGCAGCCGTGTTATCACCGCGCCAAGCTTCGCCAGCGGCAAGGTGATCGGGGCGATCCTTTTCGAGCGGACGATGGACGGCATGGTGGACGGCAAGACCACGGCAGAGGCGCTGAAGGCGCGCGGCGTGGTGCCGTTCATCAAGGTCGATCAAGGCCTGGCGGACGCCCAGGACGGTGCACAATTGATGCAACCGCTGACCAAGCTGCCCGCGCTGCTGGAAAAGTCGCTGGCCGCCGGAATGTTCGGCACCAAGATGCGTTCGGTCATCAAGTCGGCCAACCCGGCGGGTATCGCCGCCGTGGTCGCGCAGCAGTTCGAAGTGGGCGAGCAGATCATCGATGCCGGGCTGATGCCGATCCTCGAACCTGAATATGATATCACCGCTGCGGACCGCGCCGAGGGTGAGGAGATTCTCAAGTCGGAGATTCGCAAACACCTCGATGCGATGCAGGAAGACCGGCAGGTGATGCTCAAGCTGTCGATCCCGGTGCAGGCAAACCTGTTCAAGGAGCTGGTCGAACACCCGCGCGTGCTGCGGGTGGTGGCGCTGTCGGGCGGCTATTCGACCGAGGAAGCCTGCGCCGAGCTGGCGAAGAACGAAGGCATGATCGCCAGCTTCAGCCGGGGCCTGTTGCAGGACCTGCGCAGCCAGCAGAGCGATGCCGAATTCGATGCCGCGCTGGGCAAGGCGATCGACGCCATCTGCACCGCTTCGGTCGGCTGA
- a CDS encoding inositol monophosphatase, giving the protein MAAISGLIRVMEKAARKAGGRLRRDFGEVEHLQVSRKGPSDFVSKADQVAERILWDELKVARPGWGFLMEEAGELEGEEGQPRWIIDPLDGTSNFLHGIPHFAISIAVQERKLGSDEWGDVTAGLVYQPITDQTFWAEKTRGAWLQDARLRVSGRRQLSEALVATGTPYQGHGNFAEWSRIFGALGPQIAGVRRFGAASLDLAWLAAGRYDGFWESDLSPWDTAAGCLLVREAGGFVTDYRGRSLPICDSQVIAGNDPLHSRLHKAIATALKDS; this is encoded by the coding sequence ATGGCAGCCATTTCAGGCCTCATTCGCGTAATGGAAAAGGCTGCCCGCAAGGCGGGTGGCCGGTTGCGGCGCGATTTCGGGGAGGTCGAGCACCTTCAGGTCAGCCGTAAAGGGCCAAGCGATTTCGTGTCCAAGGCCGATCAGGTGGCCGAACGCATCCTGTGGGACGAGCTGAAAGTCGCGCGCCCAGGCTGGGGTTTCCTGATGGAAGAAGCGGGCGAGTTGGAAGGCGAGGAGGGACAGCCGCGCTGGATCATCGATCCGCTCGATGGCACCAGCAACTTCCTCCACGGCATCCCCCACTTCGCGATTTCGATCGCTGTGCAGGAGCGCAAGCTCGGCAGCGACGAGTGGGGCGATGTGACCGCAGGGCTGGTGTACCAGCCGATCACCGACCAGACCTTTTGGGCAGAGAAAACGCGCGGCGCGTGGCTTCAGGATGCGCGGCTGCGGGTTTCGGGGCGGCGGCAATTGTCCGAAGCGCTGGTCGCTACCGGCACGCCTTATCAGGGGCATGGCAACTTTGCCGAGTGGTCGCGGATTTTCGGTGCGCTCGGGCCGCAGATCGCGGGCGTTCGCCGTTTCGGCGCGGCTTCGCTCGATCTCGCTTGGCTGGCAGCGGGCCGGTATGACGGGTTCTGGGAAAGCGACCTGTCGCCGTGGGATACGGCTGCCGGGTGCCTGCTGGTGCGCGAGGCAGGCGGCTTTGTGACCGATTACCGCGGCCGATCACTGCCGATTTGCGACAGCCAGGTGATCGCCGGAAACGATCCGCTGCACTCGCGCCTGCACAAGGCGATTGCTACCGCGCTCAAGGATAGCTAA